In Actinobacillus equuli, the genomic stretch GTAATCGATGGTGCTGATGGTGCAAGATTCTTAAGCTACATCAATGGTGTATTAGCAGACATTCGTCGCTTAGTTATGTAATAGGTAAGCGGTTAAATTTGTAAAAAATTTTGCAAAATTGACCGCTTGTATCGTAGGGACACACTGTGTGTGTCCAAGGACGTAAACATTGCGTCCCTACAATAAAGGAATAAATATGAGCAAAGAAATTAAAACGCAAGTCGTTGTGCTTGGTGCAGGTCCTGCCGGTTACTCAGCAGCATTCCGTTGTGCTGACTTAGGCTTAGAAACTGTAATTGTTGAGCGTTACTCAACTTTAGGTGGTGTGTGCTTAAACGTAGGTTGTATCCCATCTAAAGCGTTATTACACGTTGCAAAAGTTATTGAAGAAGCAAAACATGCAGAGAAAAACGGTGTAACTTTTGGTGAACCAACAATTGATTTAGATAAAGTACGTGCGGGTAAAGAAGCGGTTGTTTCTAAATTAACCGGTGGTTTAGCAGGTATGGCTAAAGCACGTAAAGTAACTGTAGTAGAAGGTTTAGCAGCATTTACTGATCCGAATACTTTAGTTGCTCGTGACCGTGACGGTAATCCAACAACAATTAAATTCGATAACGCGATTATTGCTGCGGGCTCTCGTCCGATTCAGCTTCCGTTTATCCCACACGAAGATCCTCGTATTTGGGATTCAACAGATGCGCTTAAATTAAAAGAAGTACCGAAAAAATTACTCGTAATGGGTGGCGGTATTATCGGTTTAGAAATGGGTACAGTATATAACGCTTTAGGTTCAGAAGTTGAAGTGGTTGAAATGTTTGACCAAGTCATTCCTGCAGCTGATAAAGACATTGTTGCAATCTACACCAAACAAATCGAGAAAAAATTCAAGTTAATGCTTGAAACTAAAGTAACCGCAGTTGAAGCGAAAGATGACGGTATCTATGTTTCAATGGAAGGTAAAGCGTGTAACGATACTAAACGTTATGATGCGGTATTAGTTGCTATCGGTCGTGTACCAAACGGTAAATTAATCGATGCGGGTAAAGCTGGCGTAAATGTTGACGACCGCGGTTTTATCGCAGTTGACAAACAAATGCGTACTAACGTACCACACATCTTCGCTATCGGTGATATCGTTGGTCAGCCAATGTTAGCTCACAAAGGTGTTCACGAAGGTCACGTTGCTGCAGAAGTTATTGCAGGTCAAAAACACTACTTCGATCCGAAAGTGATTCCATCAATCGCTTATACTGAGCCGGAAGTTGCTTGGGTAGGTAAAACAGAAAAAGAATGTCGCCAAGAAGGCTTAAACTTTGAAGTGGCGAAATTCCCATGGGCTGCATCGGGTCGTGCGATTGCTTCTGAGTGTTCAGAAGGTATGACTAAACTTATCTTCGATAAAGATACACATCGTTTACTCGGTGGTGCAATCGTAGGTAGCAACGGCGGCGAATTATTAGGCGAAATCGGTCTTGCAATCGAAATGGGTTGTGATGCGGAAGATATCGCTTTAACTATCCACGCTCACCCTACATTACACGAATCTGTAGGTTTAGCAGCGGAAGTGTTTGAAGGTTCTATCACTGACTTACCAAACGCAAAAGCGAAAAAACGCTAATAGGTTAATTTAACTTATTTATACAAGCGGTTGAAATTTGCAAAAAAATAGCAGATTTCAACCGCTTTTTTATATGCTAAAAGATCGGATTAATAACTTGATTTATGCTTATAAAATCAACTAATTAGCGCTATATTTATTAATTTTTCAGCATTGTGATCTTTTTTTCAGCATTTGAAATAAAATAATCAAATTAGCATTTGACATAGGTCTGAAAATCCGTAAAATGCACCTCGTTCCTTACGAACAAAGCCTTAAAGCGGGAATAGCTCAGTTGGTAGAGCACGACCTTGCCAAGGTCGGGGTCGCGAGTTCGAGCCTCGTTTCCCGCTCCATTAAATCTATTCAATACGGCGTGTTAGCAAAGCGGTTATGCACTGGATTGCAAATCCATGTAGATCGGTTCGACTCCGGTACACGCCTCCAAAAATTACGTTCCCCAACGCTCAAAACATAAGAAATGCTAAGAAAATCAAAGGCTTTTGTCTTTTACAACGATCTACGAAGATCAGCTTAGCTCAATGTTACTCAAAAAAATGGTAGTACAAATGGAGTATAAAAATTCCATCGTACTCAAGGAGATGAGCGAAAAATGGCAGTAATAATAAAACCTCTAACTGCGCAACAAATCAACAATGCAACACCCGAACAAAGTCCATTAAGAGATGGAGAGGGATTAATTCTTTTTATCACAAATACTTCGAAAAAATGGCGACTTGATTACAAGCGACCGATAACAAAATCCAGAACGTCTATCACTCTTGGAGATTATCCGGATATATCACTCAAAGAAGCTCGTCAGCTACGACAGTTTTATCGTGGGTTGCTTGCTGACGGGATAGACCCGAAAAAATATCTACGAGAAAAAGAAGCTGAAAAAGCTGATCGTATTGAAAATAGCTTTTATAAAATCGCGGTAAAGTGGAAGGCATTTAAATCGCAAAAAGTTGAAGAAGAAACGATGTTTGATGAGTGGCGACGACTTGATAAACACATATTCCCTAAACTTGGTGCTCGACCGATTAAAGATATTAATTCTCGTTTGCTTGTGGAAGTATTGCAACCGGTTTACCGGAAGGGGCATACATCGGTAATCGAAAAATCGCTAAGAAGTATAGAAGGAATCATGGATTATGCCGAAAACATCGGTTTAATTGAATTTCATAATTGTCACAAAGCGAAAAAAGCATTTCATTACAAACCAGCTTCCAAAAACCCGACGATTGCAATAGAGGAATTACCGAATTTTATACGAAGAATAGCCGGCTCGACATCATCGCACATCAATATTCACTTAGTCTTTTGGACTCTGCTTACCGGCGTTCGTCCAGCGGAAGCCGTATCGGTAGAGTGGAGTGAAATTGATTTTGAAAAGATGTTGTGGTGCATCCCAAAAGAAAAAATGAAAGGGCATAAAGACAAAAAACGCCCCCATACTGTGCCGCTATCTCCGCAAGCGGTCGAAATTTTAAAAAGAATGTACTCATTTACAGGCCGTTATCGTTTCGTATTTCCAAACTTTAATAAGCCGTACCAACCACAGAGCAGCGAAGCGGCAAACAACACAATGGCCCGCAATGGCTATAAAGGGCGATTTACGTCACATGGTATGCGAGCATTATTAAAGACGTGGTGTGCACAGCAGGGCGTGCCGACAGCCGTGAGTGAATCTATTCTTGCGCACAGTATCGGAAATAAACTCGAAGAGACTTATAACCGCTACAACTATCTTGATGAGCGAAGAAAAGTGATGAATAACTGGGGTCAATTTATTGCCGATTGCGGTTTAAAATGGCCCTAACAAAAAAGCGAGATATTAATATCTCGCTTTTTATTTATCTCTCATCAATCAACTTCTGCATATATCGCTGAACTTCTTCTTTTACGTAAAAAACTAATCCATTAAATTTAATTTTTTTAGGAAAATCCTCACGGAAGTATTCAGATTTTGGATTTTGCCAACGGTCAAAAACAGCTCGACTTACGTTAAAAAGTTTCATCACTTCATTTTTTCGTAAAAATTCGATGTCTTGGCTTCCATTATTAATCATGATTTATCCTCCGCTTCAAATTTAGAAAACTCATCAAGAAAAACAACCGGTTTGCTGCCATGCTCATAATTTCCAACAATTTTAAAATTATTAAGCAAATATCCTGTATTGCCACTTAACGTTGAGTCTTTATTAATCTTTCGAATTACGAAGAAATTCCCAACATTGAATTTTCTCACTTTTAAATGTTCATCCATTGACGCAATGACTGCCGAACACTTTCTGCTTCCAACATAATATTCAACGATTGTTTTTCCTAGAATTACGTTGTTTTCTAGTGCTTTTTTTTCAATTTTTAAAGCATAAATAGAATCACGGATAAATTCTAATTGCTCATTTAAATTCTTTTCTGCTTTGTTAAAAAAATTTAATTGGTTATTAATAGAAATCAATCTGTTTTCCATACTACTTATCTCCAACGCATCACATCTTTTACTTTTTGATAGTATTCTTCTGCTTCAAATGCTGATTCTGTTTCAAAAATTCGTTGTGATTTATTGGTCTTTATATTTGTAAAAAATACGATACATTTTGATGAGTCACCGACAAAACAATCACAAACTAAATTTAAGTTTCTAGCTACTCTCGCTGAAATAATTTTCATCTTATATCCCTCTAAACAAAACGCTCAAGATTTGGCTTGAAATAATGCTTACCCTTTGCAATTGCCGTGTTCGTTAAATACTGGCGATCCATCCTCAAATTTGCTGTCATTACTGTTTGCTACTTCTTGCAGCGCACCTTGAATATCCATACCGAACATATGCGCAACACCGATAGCTGTTACAATTTGGTCGCAAAGTGCGTCCAGTAATTCAACTTTGTCTTCATTATCTAGCTCCACTAAATCTTCAAGTGAATCATTTCTTTTAAACCACTCACTTAATTCATAGAGTTCCTCTGCAGCAGCAAAAGTACAAAAAACATTCATCATTTC encodes the following:
- the lpdA gene encoding dihydrolipoyl dehydrogenase yields the protein MSKEIKTQVVVLGAGPAGYSAAFRCADLGLETVIVERYSTLGGVCLNVGCIPSKALLHVAKVIEEAKHAEKNGVTFGEPTIDLDKVRAGKEAVVSKLTGGLAGMAKARKVTVVEGLAAFTDPNTLVARDRDGNPTTIKFDNAIIAAGSRPIQLPFIPHEDPRIWDSTDALKLKEVPKKLLVMGGGIIGLEMGTVYNALGSEVEVVEMFDQVIPAADKDIVAIYTKQIEKKFKLMLETKVTAVEAKDDGIYVSMEGKACNDTKRYDAVLVAIGRVPNGKLIDAGKAGVNVDDRGFIAVDKQMRTNVPHIFAIGDIVGQPMLAHKGVHEGHVAAEVIAGQKHYFDPKVIPSIAYTEPEVAWVGKTEKECRQEGLNFEVAKFPWAASGRAIASECSEGMTKLIFDKDTHRLLGGAIVGSNGGELLGEIGLAIEMGCDAEDIALTIHAHPTLHESVGLAAEVFEGSITDLPNAKAKKR
- a CDS encoding helix-turn-helix transcriptional regulator, with translation MINNGSQDIEFLRKNEVMKLFNVSRAVFDRWQNPKSEYFREDFPKKIKFNGLVFYVKEEVQRYMQKLIDER
- a CDS encoding tyrosine-type recombinase/integrase, giving the protein MAVIIKPLTAQQINNATPEQSPLRDGEGLILFITNTSKKWRLDYKRPITKSRTSITLGDYPDISLKEARQLRQFYRGLLADGIDPKKYLREKEAEKADRIENSFYKIAVKWKAFKSQKVEEETMFDEWRRLDKHIFPKLGARPIKDINSRLLVEVLQPVYRKGHTSVIEKSLRSIEGIMDYAENIGLIEFHNCHKAKKAFHYKPASKNPTIAIEELPNFIRRIAGSTSSHINIHLVFWTLLTGVRPAEAVSVEWSEIDFEKMLWCIPKEKMKGHKDKKRPHTVPLSPQAVEILKRMYSFTGRYRFVFPNFNKPYQPQSSEAANNTMARNGYKGRFTSHGMRALLKTWCAQQGVPTAVSESILAHSIGNKLEETYNRYNYLDERRKVMNNWGQFIADCGLKWP
- a CDS encoding nucleoside triphosphate pyrophosphohydrolase family protein, whose amino-acid sequence is MNENTINQIANWFKTAVPNPTAGNKCVQIGCHFEEACEMMNVFCTFAAAEELYELSEWFKRNDSLEDLVELDNEDKVELLDALCDQIVTAIGVAHMFGMDIQGALQEVANSNDSKFEDGSPVFNEHGNCKG